A window of Acipenser ruthenus chromosome 32, fAciRut3.2 maternal haplotype, whole genome shotgun sequence genomic DNA:
TCCCACGAAGGCGGAGGCTCGCAGGAGCGCTGCGAAGATCGCTCTGATGAATTCGGTGTTCAACGAGCACCCGTCCCGCCGCATCACCGACCAATTCATCGAGAAGAGCGTCTGTGACGCGCTGGCCTCCTTCAACGTGAGCCAGGAACATTCATtctatataataataacactactagaatacaatatgaactaggatgctgtgtataataataacactgctagaatacaacatgaactaggatgctatgtataataataacactactagaatacaatatgaactaggatgctatgtataataataacactactagaatacaatatgaactaggatgctgtgtataataataacactgctagaatacaatatgaactaggatgctgtgtataataatagcactactagaatacaatatgaactaggatgctatgtataataataacactactagaatacaatatgaactaggatgctttgtataataataacactactagaatacaatatgaactaggatgctgtgtataataataacactactagaatacaatatgaactaggatgctatgtataataataacactactagaatacaatatgaactaggatgctgtgtataataataacactgctagaatacaatatgaactaggatgctatgtataataataacactactagaatacaatatgaactaggatgctatgtataataataacactactagaatacaatatgaactaggatgctttgtataataataacactactagaatacaatatgaactaggatgctgtgtataataataacactactagaatacaatatgaactaggatgctatgtataataataacactactagaatacaatatgaactaggatgctatgtataataataacactactagaatacaatatgaactaggatgctatgtataataataacactactagaatacaatatgaactaggatgctgtgtataataataacactactagaatacaatatgaactaggatgctatgtataataataacactactagaatacaatatgaactaggatgctatgtataataataacactgctagaatccaatatgaactaggatgctatgtataataataacactactagaatacaatatgaactaggatgctatgtataataataacactactggaatacaatatgaactaggatgctatgtataataataacactactagaatacaatatgaactaggatgctatgtataataataacactactagaatacaatatgaactaggatgctgtgtataataataacactgctagaatacaatatgaactaggatgctgtgtataataataacactactagaatacaatatgaactaggatgctatgtataataataacactactagaatacaatatgaactaggatgctgtgtataataataacactactagaatacaatatgaactaggatgctatgtataataataacactactagaatacaatatgaactaggatgctctgtataataataacactactagaatacaatatgaactaggatgctatgtataataataacactactagaatacaatatgaactaggatgctatctataataataacactactagaatacaatatgaactaggatgctctgtataataataacactactagaatacaatatgaactaggatgctatgtataataataacactactatgGACAGTGTGTGTTGCTATGGAGTGATTGATCGTTATGGACAGTGTGTGTTGCTATGGAGTGATTGATCGCTATGGACAGTGTGTGTTGCTATGGAGTGATTGGTCGTTATGGACAGTGTGTGTTGCTGTGGAGTGATTGATCGTTATGGACAGTGTGTGTTGCTATGGAGTGATTGGTCGTTATGGACAGTGTGTGTTGCTGTGGAGTGATTGGTCGTTATGGACAGTGTGTGTTGCTATGGAGTGATTGGTCGTTATGGACAGTGTGTGTTGCTGTGGAGTGATTGGTCGTTATGGACAGTGTGTGTTGCTATGGAGTGATTGATCGTTATGGACAGTGTGTGTTGCTGTGGAGTGATTGGTCGTTATGGACAGTGTGTGTTGCTATGGAGTGATTGGTCGTTATGGACAGTGTGTGTTGCTGTGGAGTGATTGGTCGTTATGGACAGTGTGTGTTGCTATGGAGTGATTGATCGTTATGGACAGTGTGTGTTGCTGTGGAGTGATTGGTCGTTATGGACAGTGTGTGTTGCTATGGAGTGATTGATCGTTATGGACAGTGTGTGTTGCTGTGGAGTGATTGGTCGTTATGGACAGTGTGTGTTGCTATGGAGTGATTGATCGTTATGGACAGTGTGTGTTGCTGTGGAGTGATTGGTCGTTATGGACAGTGTGTGTTGCTATGGAGTGATTGATCGTTATGGACAGTGTGTGTTGCTGTGGAGTGATTGGTCGTTATGGACAGTGTGTGTTGCTATGGAGTGATTGATCGTTATGGACAGTGTGTGTTGCTGTGGAGTGATTGGTCGTTATGGACAGTGTGTGTTGCTATGGAGTGATTGATCGTTATGGACAGTGTGTGTTGCTATGGAGTGATTGATCGTTATGGACAGTGTGTGTTGCTATGGAGTGATTGATCGTTATGGACAGTGTGTGTTGCTGTGGAGTGATTGGTCGTTATGGACAGTGTGTGTTGCTATGGAGTGATTGATCGCTATGGACAGTGTGTGTTGCTGTGGAGTGATTGGTCGTTATGGACAGTGTGTGTTGCTATGGAGTGATTGATCGCTATGGACAGTGTATTTTATGTCTCCTGCCCCCCCTGTCCAGGGAAACAGAGAAGAGGCAGATAACCCCAGCACTGGGATCGGAGCCTTCCGCTTCATGCTGGAGTCTAACAAAGGGAAGTCCATGCTGGAGTTTCAGGTACTTCATCCAAGCCAGAGCCGGGGGATTCGAACCGGGAGCCTCCTGGAGTCCAGCCCCTTactataaccactggaccaccgagCCTaccagaaattaaaaaatatatatagatatctatTCATAGATTTCTAGacgtaattactgtgtatttacaattatttatttatttatgtttcatttCATAATAAGAGCGACGATACTTTCCCTGAAGTGTctgtaatgactgtgtatttcCACAGTAGTTAGTAGTTGCTTAATACATACAGCTGCACTTCCACAGCGTTGCAGTGTTATTATGTAGAGTTACAACgtgtgcagctctggccaaaagtgtttgCATCACCACCCTATAggatgaactcactcagcttcataaaATCGGAAAAATGAAACCTGTGTTAACATGTTGAGTTGCACACCGTCGCTTTtgtcgagttttttttttttttttttcataagcccGATTTTATAAATTGCTAAGGTGTCCTCTCTTCTCCCCCCAGGAGCTGATGACCGTCTTCCAGCTGCTGCACTGGAACGGCAGTTTGAAAGCCATGCGAGAGAGGCAGTGCTCCAGACAGGTGAGAGCCCAGCTCCAGCCCCGGGCTCaatcaaacccccccccccccccccccccccggggcaTCGGGCCTCTGCACCCTAGCGGTTCAACGTTTTCAGATTGggaacccctccccctcccctccccctccctctctctctctctctctctctgtgttcaggAGGTGCTGGCTCACTACTCTCTCTGCGCGCTGGATGATGACATGCACACTCagatgtcttctctctctctctctctctctgtgtgttcaggAGGTGCTGGCTCACTACTCTCTCTGCGCGCTGGATGATGACATGCACACTCagatgtcttctctctctctctctctctctgtgtgttcaggAGGTGCTGGCTCACTACTCTCTCTGCGCGCTGGATGATGACATGTACACTCagatgtcttctctctctctctctctctctctctctctctctctctctctctctctctctctctctctctctctctctgtgtgttcaggAGGTGCTGGCTCACTACTCTCTCCGCGCGCTGGATGATGACATGTACACTCagatgtcttctctctctctctctctctctctgtgtgttcaggAGGTGCTGGCTCACTACTCTCTCCGCGTGCTGGATGATGACATGTACACTCagatgtcttctctctctctctctctctctctgtgtgttcaggAGGTGCTGGCTCACTACTCTCTCTGCGCGCTGGATGATGACATGTACACTCagatgtcttctctctctctctctctctctctgtgtgttcaggAGGTGCTGGCTCACTACTCTCTCTGCGCGCTGGATGATGACATGTACACTCagatgtcttctctctctctctctctctctctctctgtgtgttcaggAGGTGCTGGCTCACTACTCTCTCTGCGCGCTGGATGATGACATGTACACTCagatgtcttctctctctctctctctgtgttcaggAGGTGCTGGCTCACTACTCTCTCCGCGCGCTGGATGATGACATGTACACTCagatgtcttctctctctctctctctctctctctctctctctctgtgtgttcaggAGGTGCTGGCTCACTACTCTCTCCGGGCGCTGGATGATGACATGCGCACTCagatgtcttctctctctctctctctctctgtgttcaggAGGTGCTGGCTCACTACTCTCTCCGCGCGCTGGATGATGACATGCACACTCagatgtcttctctctctctctctctctctctctctctctctctctctctctctctctctctctctctctctctctctctctctctgtgtgttcaggAGGTGCTGGCTCACTACTCTCTCCGCGCGCTGGATGATGACATGCGCACTCagatgtcttctctctctctctctctctctctctctctctctctctgtgtgttcaggAGGTGCTGGCTCACTACTCTCTCCGGGCGCTGGATGATGACATGCGCACTCagatgtcttctctctctctctctctctctgtgttcaggAGGTGCTGGCTCACTACTCTCTCCGCGCGCTGGATGATGACATGCGCACTCagatgtcttctctctctctctctctctctgtgttcaggAGGTGCTGGCTCACTACTCTCTCTGCGTGCTGGATGATGACATGCACACTCagatgtcttctctctctctctctctgtgttcaggAGGTGCTGGCTCACTACTCTCTCCGCGCGCTGGATGATGACATGCGCACTCAGATGGCTGCGGACTGGGTGAGCCGGGAGCAGGCGGCCCGCGGGGCGGTCAGCAGGGAGCTGGCGGCTGCAGAGAGGGAGCTGGAGGAGGCCAGGCTGGCCGGCCGGGAGCTGCGCTTCCACAAGGAGAAGAAAGACCTCCTCATGCTGGCCATGGGGGGGCAGCTGGGcagctccagcagcagcagcaccctgccCTCCCACCACTAGAGCCCACAGAGAACAGCCTGAACACCAGCCCCTAGAGCAGGGCGGCCACACTCCAGACCCCGAGGACCGTGGGGTACCTCTGGTTGCCATACCACCGACTCAAGCTCTCGCTTAACTTAATGAATCTATATTTAAttcattaattgttttatttttttttaaaaggtatttttacAGTTGatgttttccaaaaaaaatggcATTTGATTCAAGTTACACGACCTGTAAAAACATTATAGAACCCTGGAGAGTAGTGTTATGTTTGTCCGATTTTTTTAGACCAGtttagtaattgagagctcaggtggaGGAGGTCAGGGGgaggaacgaaagccagaagacactgcgggcccccccccccccaggatttgagtttgacacccctggacTTGATTTTAAACCCCAGCACCCTGCCGTGCAACCACCAGAGCCCAAAAAGCAGGACCACGGACTTCCTCGGCTACAGATCAACGCCAGCAACAACCCTGCATTCCCAATTAACGGAAATAAAGACTTCGGCACACCCACTGCTAGAGCCcaacactgaaaaaaaaccaCACTTTTGATCCCCACAGGCCTGCTAAACAGCTGGCTTTCCTGCTGCGAGATCCACAGCATGATCTGCTGACTCGACGCTGTGGATCTGCACAAAATTGAGTGTTTGGTGTTTCACCCAAGCAGTAAGATCACAGGCTGTACCGATATAAAGCATttacacacacacctacctaccCACCCACCAACCCACCTACCCACCTACCCAACCACCCACCCACCTACCTATCCACCCACCTACCTACCTACCCAACCACCCACCCACCTACCTATCCACCCACCAACCCACCTACCCACCTACCCAACCACCCACCCACCTACCTATCCACCCACCTACCTACCTACCCAACCACCCACCCACCTACCTATCCACCCACCTACCTACCTACCCAACCACCCACCCACCTACCTATCCACCCACCTACCTACCTACCCAACCACCCACCCACCTACCTATCCACCCACCTACCTACCTACCCAACCACCCACCCACCTACCTATCCACCCACCTACCTACCTACCCAACCACCCACCCACCTACCTATCCACCCACCTACCTACCTACCCAACCACCCACCCACCTACCTATCCACCCACCTACCTACccatccacccacccacccacctacCTATCCAcccacctacctacctacctacctacctacccatccacccacccccccacctACCGACCTACCCTC
This region includes:
- the lix1l gene encoding LIX1-like protein isoform X2, with the translated sequence MESVRPQRLQPGIGFGIGHGTGTLRSPLRPGVTVPTAPPPPPLSAGLPGSSGPPPPPPPLQLHSLGLGAAGVAGTGAGSTGGNPAVLKEAVEAVVRSFAKHTQGYGRVNVVEALQEFWQMKQSRGADLKNGALVVYEMVPSSSPPYVCYVSLPGGSCFGSFQFCPTKAEARRSAAKIALMNSVFNEHPSRRITDQFIEKSVCDALASFNGNREEADNPSTGIGAFRFMLESNKGKSMLEFQELMTVFQLLHWNGSLKAMRERQCSRQEVLAHYSLRALDDDMRTQMAADWVSREQAARGAVSRELAAAERELEEARLAGRELRFHKEKKDLLMLAMGGQLGSSSSSSTLPSHH
- the lix1l gene encoding LIX1-like protein isoform X3, whose product is MESVRPQRLQPGIGFGIGHGTGTLRSPLRPGVTVPTAPPPPPLSAGLPGSSGPPPPPPPLQLHSLGLGAAGVAGTGAGSTGGNPAVLKEAVEAVVRSFAKHTQGYGRVNVVEALQEFWQMKQSRGADLKNGALVVYEMVPSSSPPYVCYVSLPGGSCFGSFQFCPTKAEARRSAAKIALMNSVFNEHPSRRITDQFIEKSVCDALASFNGNREEADNPSTGIGAFRFMLESNKGKSMLEFQELMTVFQLLHWNGSLKAMRERQCSRQEVLAHYSLRALDDDMRTQMSSLSLSLSLSLSLCVFRRCWLTTLSGRWMMTCALRCLLSLSLSLCSGGAGSLLSPRAG
- the lix1l gene encoding LIX1-like protein isoform X1 is translated as MESVRPQRLQPGIGFGIGHGTGTLRSPLRPGVTVPTAPPPPPLSAGLPGSSGPPPPPPPLQLHSLGLGAAGVAGTGAGSTGGNPAVLKEAVEAVVRSFAKHTQGYGRVNVVEALQEFWQMKQSRGADLKNGALVVYEMVPSSSPPYVCYVSLPGGSCFGSFQFCPTKAEARRSAAKIALMNSVFNEHPSRRITDQFIEKSVCDALASFNGNREEADNPSTGIGAFRFMLESNKGKSMLEFQELMTVFQLLHWNGSLKAMRERQCSRQEVLAHYSLRALDDDMYTQMSSLSLSLSLCVQEVLAHYSLRVLDDDMYTQMSSLSLSLSLCVQEVLAHYSLCALDDDMYTQMSSLSLSLSLCVQEVLAHYSLCALDDDMYTQMSSLSLSLSLSVCSGGAGSLLSLRAG